A stretch of Lathyrus oleraceus cultivar Zhongwan6 chromosome 6, CAAS_Psat_ZW6_1.0, whole genome shotgun sequence DNA encodes these proteins:
- the LOC127092831 gene encoding myosin-9 isoform X4, whose amino-acid sequence MFRCGSSQGILFIPACLLFTKSNPVLEAFGNAKTVRNANSSRFGKFVEIQFDKYGRISGAAIRTYLLEKSRVCQISDPERNYHCFYLLCASPPEEKEKFKLGDPRSFHYLNQSSCYELAGVNAAQEYLSTKRAMDIVGISQEEQGAIFRLVAAILHLGNIRFSKSEETDSSVLADEDSMFHLQTTAELLMCDPNAVEVALRKRVMITPEEIIERSLDPLAATVSRDGLAKTLYSRLFDWLVQKINNSIGQDPNSKFLIGVLDIYGFESFQTNSFEQFCINFTNEKLQQHFNQHVFKMEQEEYTKEGIEWSYLEFVDNQDVLDLIEKKPGGVVALLDEACMFPKSTHETFSQKLYQTFKDHKRFIKPKLARSDFTIVHYAGEVKYQSEHFIDKNKDYVVPEHQDMLSTSKCSFVSGLFPPLSEETAKSAKFSSIGSRFKLQLQHLMEALNLTEPHYIRCVKPNSQLKPGIFEHMNVMHQLRSGGVLEAVRIKCAGFPTHRTFQEFLTRLGILAPETIHGNFEEMESCKKILEKVGLTGYQIGKTKIFLRAGHMAELDARRAYMLSSSATIIQKQTKSYFSRKTYLTLRKSSIFVQSICRGELARRQYYHLKRKAAAIKIQTNSRGRFARKCYFELRISAIVLQTGFRAMAARHACDKLRYRKQTRASTIIQSYWRRHKALIDYQNLKKASVISRSVNHSSDEHEQKIAEISPENESPSVEKSSNLLHEESSSSFQDNESIEAIRIFSNPLRDTESNEASMDISSPLRDTESNEAIRDLSSPPRDTGSNEAIRDLSSPLRDTESNEATSDLSSSLRDTEKIEALSAEIKNLKVMLKEEKQKTDEYERKYVEAQGSSEELRKKLSETEKRVYQLQDSLNRMISSMSSQVAELKTILSTSSRLSSTFRPIARVDVASSNSDSSSTDSDFTFPAPVSNPEPVSSADSNAFQLVVQDITAGEESGSESEKEGSFDDFF is encoded by the exons ATGTTTCGTTGTGGCTCATCCCAAGGCATATTGTTTATACCTGCATGCTTGCTCTTTACCAAA TCAAACCCAGTTCTTGAAGCATTTGGTAATGCCAAAACAGTTAGAAATGCCAATTCCAG CCGTTTTGGAAAATTTGTTGAGATACAATTCGATAAGTATGGACGAATATCCGGTGCAGCTATTAGAACTTATCTGCTCGAGAAGTCTCGTGTTTGCCAAATCTCAGATCCGGAGCGTAATTATCATTGTTTCTACCTTCTCTGTGCTTCTCCTCCTGAG GAAAAGGAGAAATTTAAGTTGGGAGATCCGAGATCATTTCATTACCTTAATCAGTCCAGTTGCTATGAGTTAGCTGGTGTTAATGCTGCTCAAGAGTATCTTAGCACCAAAAGAGCCATGGATATTGTGGGAATCAGTCAAGAGGAACAG GGTGCAATTTTCAGACTTGTTGCTGCTATTCTCCATCTTGGAAACATTAGATTTTCAAAATCAGAAGAAACAGATTCATCAGTTCTAGCAGATGAAGATTCCATGTTCCATCTCCAAACAACCGCAGAACTTCTAAT gtgtgatcctaatgctgTGGAAGTTGCACTTCGTAAGCGTGTGATGATCACCCCAGAAGAAATCATCGAAAGAAGCCTTGATCCTCTTGCTGCAACAGTTAGCAGGGACGGTTTGGCAAAGACGTTATATTCTCGTTTATTTGATTG GTTAGTCCAGAAAATTAATAACTCCATTGGGCAGGATCCTAACTCAAAATTTCTCATTGGTGTTcttgacatatatggctttgagAGCTTTCAAACTAATAG TTTTGAGCAGTTTTGTATTAATTTTACGAATGAAAAGCTGCAGCAGCACTTCAACCAG CATGTGTTTAAGATGGAGCAAGAGGAATACACCAAAGAAGGGATTGAATGGAGCTACTTAGAATTCGTAGATAATCAAGATGTACTAGATCTCATTGAAAAG AAACCAGGTGGAGTTGTTGCTCTGCTTGATGAGGCTTG CATGTTTCCCAAATCAACTCATGAAACATTTTCACAAAAGCTTTATCAGACATTCAAAGATCACAAACGCTTCATCAAACCTAAATTGGCACGCTCAGACTTCACTATTGTTCATTATGCAGGGGAG GTCAAGTATCAATCTGAGCACTTCATAGACAAAAACAAAGACTATGTTGTTCCCGAACATCAAGACATGCTAAGTACTTCTAAATGTTCATTTGTATCTGGCCTTTTTCCTCCACTCTCTGAGGAGACAGCCAAATCTGCTAAGTTTTCTTCTATTGGTTCTCGTTTTAAG CTACAATTACAACATTTGATGGAAGCGCTCAATCTGACAGAGCCCCACTATATTAGATGTGTGAAGCCGAATAGTCAATTAAAACCTGGGATATTTGAGCATATGAACGTCATGCATCAATTACGTTCTGGT GGTGTTCTTGAAGCAGTGAGGATTAAATGTGCTGGATTCCCCACTCACAGGACCTTTCAGGAATTTTTAACTCGACTAGGCATTCTTGCTCCAGAGACCATTCACGGAAA CTTCGAAGAAATGGAATCATGTAAAAAGATTTTAGAGAAGGTTGGGCTGACAGGTTATCAG ATAGGAAAAACAAAAATATTCCTTAGAGCTGGTCATATGGCAGAGTTGGATGCTCGGAGAGCATACATGCTTAGCAGTTCTGCAACAATTATCCAAAAGCAGACTAAAAGTTATTTTAGCCGGAAAACATATCTTACACTACGAAAGTCCTCTATCTTTGTACAATCTATTTGCAGAG GAGAACTGGCACGAAGACAATATTATCACCTGAAGAGGAAAGCAGCTGCCATCAAAATTCAAACCAATTCACGTGGAAGATTTGCCAGAAAATGCTACTTTGAATTAAGGATTTCTGCCATTGTCTTACAGACAGGTTTTCGGGCTATGGCTGCTCGACATGCTTGTGATAAATTGAGATATAGAAAGCAAACTAGGGCATCAACTATTATCCAG TCCTATTGGCGGCGACATAAAGCTCTCATTGACTATCAGAACCTAAAGAAAGCATCAGTCATTTCACGAAGTGTCAATCACTCCAGCGATGAACATGAACAGAAG ATTGCCGAGATATCACCGGAAAATGAAAGTCCTTCCGTGGAAAAATCTTCAAATTTATTACATGAAGAATCCTCAAGTTCTTTCCAAGATAATGAAAGCATTGAAGCTATCAGGATTTTCTCTAATCCCCTCAGAGATACTGAAAGCAATGAAGCTAGTATGGATATCTCTAGTCCCCTCCGAGACACTGAAAGCAATGAAGCTATTAGGGATTTATCTAGTCCCCCCAGAGACACTGGAAGCAATGAAGCTATTAGGGATTTATCTAGTCCCCTCAGAGACACTGAAAGCAATGAAGCTACTAGTGATTTATCTAGTTCCCTCAGAGACACTGAAAAGATTGAGGCTCTTTCTGCAGAAATAAAAAATTTAAAG GTCATGTTGAAGGAAGAAAAACAAAAAACTGATGAATATGAAAGGAAATATGTAGAAGCTCAAGGATCTAGTGAAGAGTTACGCAAAAAGTTATCCGAAACTGAAAAAAGAGTATATCAGCTTCAGGACTCATTGAACAG